Proteins from one Archangium lipolyticum genomic window:
- a CDS encoding CHAT domain-containing tetratricopeptide repeat protein, producing MLLVVLCCATSAAASEASADARLDEARTAFEEAARLEKEGKYAEAITKGEQALALREAVLGSTHLEVAACLNQVGNLHRKQGNHGRSEPLLQRALALRQEALGEQHPLVAESLRNLSTLYWVQKLYDRAEPYCQRALAIREATLGKHHPDVADSLNNLANIYSDQGLYAQAEPLHLRALAIWEAALGKNHPQVAYSLNNLGVIYKAQGLYAQAEQFHQRALAIREAALGKNHPHVADSLNNLGAIYKDQGLYAQAEQFHQRALAIREATLGKNHPSVAYSLSNLGLIYKDQGLYAQAEPFQQRALAIREATLGKNHPSVADSLSSLGAIYGYQGLYGQAEPLYQRALAIKEAALGKQHPDVAAALNSLANLYLNQGLYSRAEPLFERALSIWEAALGKQHPDVAVALNSLANLYLNQGLYSRAEPLFERALSIWEAALGKQHPNVAATLNNLANLYLNQGLYSRAEPLFERALSIWEAALGKQHPNVAATLNNLADLYREQGLYSRAEPLFERALSIWEAALGKQHPNVASALNNLADLYREQGLYSRAEPLFERALSIREAALGKQHADVAASLKGLARLRLIQKQRAQALPLLTRAFSISEQRLRREALDFSESRLASFLQLLRSEEDVLYSLLRAHPGDARLRRLALSSVLLRKGRSVEEVANTSRTIYLGLGEEDRSTFERLRGLRAQLATLSHQGPDSLSPADYQQRLQSLAAQGDALETQLARHSAPLRALTALPGPDQIVERVAAALPRDSALVEFVAYKDSPAVPRPGTPQSQLPSELRYLALVLLPNATIRTVDLGPAAAIDQAASTFRDALASSDAAWQSPAQALYSLAFRPLRPLLGNVRHLFLSPDGQLNLVPFAALHNGKGPLVDSFHFTYLTSGKDLLPRPQDIAPSRSLVVLADPDFGASPSTAPVAQQQQPALALRSASTERFFSSLRADLAERTWVPLPGTRQEAEAIQQLLPQAQLFLGVEASKQRLLTLPTPGVLHLATHGFFLEDSASASPEASRAVVHSGGLSGDSSTQHLPDPLLRSGLILSGASAQQPHSPDSSLVTALELAGLDLWGTELVVLSACETGRGDVKLGQGVYGLRRALISAGAETVVSSLWKVNDDTTRQLMQGYYRHLLAGEPRVSALRAAMLELRQAHPHPYAWAPFIALGRDAPLRSLAPVSKDQSGL from the coding sequence ATGCTGCTGGTGGTGCTGTGCTGTGCCACGAGCGCGGCGGCCAGCGAGGCCAGCGCGGATGCGCGGTTGGATGAGGCGCGGACGGCGTTTGAGGAGGCGGCCAGGCTCGAGAAGGAGGGCAAGTACGCAGAGGCCATTACGAAGGGAGAACAAGCCCTGGCGCTCAGGGAGGCGGTGCTGGGCAGCACCCACCTGGAGGTGGCTGCTTGCCTCAACCAGGTGGGCAACCTCCATCGCAAGCAGGGGAACCATGGCCGCTCAGAGCCGTTGCTTCAGCGCGCGCTGGCCCTTCGGCAAGAGGCCCTGGGGGAGCAGCATCCCCTTGTCGCCGAGTCGCTCCGCAACCTCTCCACCCTCTACTGGGTCCAGAAGTTGTATGACCGGGCAGAGCCGTACTGTCAGCGGGCGCTGGCCATTCGAGAGGCCACGCTTGGTAAGCACCACCCCGACGTCGCCGACTCGCTCAACAACCTCGCAAACATCTACAGCGACCAGGGACTGTATGCCCAGGCCGAGCCGCTCCATCTGCGCGCGCTGGCCATTTGGGAGGCGGCCCTTGGCAAGAACCATCCCCAGGTCGCCTACTCACTCAACAACCTCGGGGTGATCTACAAGGCCCAGGGATTGTATGCCCAGGCCGAGCAGTTCCATCAGCGCGCGTTGGCCATTCGGGAGGCAGCCCTCGGCAAGAACCATCCCCACGTTGCCGACTCGCTCAACAACCTCGGGGCGATCTACAAGGACCAGGGGTTGTATGCCCAGGCCGAGCAGTTCCATCAGCGCGCGTTAGCCATTCGGGAGGCGACCCTCGGCAAGAACCATCCCAGCGTTGCCTACTCGCTCAGCAACCTCGGGCTGATCTACAAGGACCAGGGGTTGTATGCCCAGGCCGAGCCGTTCCAGCAGCGCGCGTTGGCCATTCGGGAGGCGACCCTCGGCAAGAACCATCCCAGCGTTGCCGACTCGCTCAGCAGCCTCGGAGCAATCTACGGGTACCAAGGGTTGTACGGTCAGGCCGAACCGCTCTATCAGCGCGCGCTCGCCATCAAGGAAGCGGCCCTCGGCAAGCAGCACCCGGATGTCGCCGCCGCGCTCAACAGCCTCGCCAACCTCTACTTGAACCAGGGCTTGTACAGCCGGGCCGAGCCTCTGTTCGAGCGCGCGCTCTCCATTTGGGAAGCGGCCCTCGGCAAGCAGCACCCGGATGTCGCCGTCGCGCTCAACAGCCTCGCCAACCTCTACTTGAACCAGGGCTTGTACAGCCGGGCCGAGCCTCTGTTCGAGCGCGCGCTCTCCATTTGGGAAGCGGCCCTCGGCAAGCAGCACCCGAATGTCGCCGCCACGCTCAACAACCTCGCCAACCTCTACTTGAACCAGGGCTTGTACAGCCGGGCCGAGCCTCTGTTCGAGCGCGCGCTCTCCATTTGGGAAGCGGCCCTCGGCAAGCAGCACCCGAATGTCGCCGCCACGCTCAACAACCTCGCCGACCTCTACAGGGAGCAGGGTTTGTACAGCCGAGCCGAGCCTCTGTTTGAGCGCGCTCTCTCCATTTGGGAAGCGGCCCTCGGCAAGCAGCACCCGAATGTCGCCTCCGCGCTCAACAACCTCGCCGACCTCTACAGGGAGCAGGGTTTGTACAGCCGAGCCGAGCCTCTGTTTGAGCGCGCTCTCTCCATTCGAGAGGCAGCCCTCGGCAAGCAACACGCTGACGTCGCGGCATCGCTCAAAGGTCTCGCCCGACTCCGCCTCATCCAGAAGCAACGTGCCCAGGCCCTCCCTCTCCTCACGCGCGCCTTCAGCATCTCCGAGCAGCGCCTGCGCCGGGAGGCACTCGACTTCTCCGAGTCGCGCCTGGCGAGCTTCCTTCAACTTCTCCGCTCCGAGGAGGACGTCCTCTACTCCCTGCTACGCGCCCACCCGGGCGATGCCCGCCTTCGGCGGCTGGCCCTCTCCTCCGTACTGCTGCGCAAGGGCCGCTCCGTCGAGGAAGTAGCCAATACCTCCCGCACCATCTACCTCGGCCTCGGTGAGGAGGACCGGAGCACCTTCGAGCGGCTGCGGGGCCTGCGTGCCCAACTCGCCACGCTGTCGCACCAGGGCCCCGACTCCCTCTCCCCCGCTGACTACCAGCAGCGCCTCCAGTCCCTGGCCGCGCAGGGTGATGCCCTGGAAACCCAGCTCGCCAGGCACTCCGCCCCCCTGCGCGCCCTCACCGCACTCCCTGGCCCCGACCAAATCGTCGAGCGCGTCGCCGCCGCCCTCCCCAGGGACAGCGCCCTCGTCGAGTTCGTCGCCTACAAAGACAGCCCGGCGGTGCCCAGGCCGGGTACGCCCCAGTCCCAACTCCCCAGCGAGCTGCGCTACCTGGCACTCGTGCTGCTGCCCAACGCCACCATCCGCACCGTGGACCTCGGGCCCGCGGCCGCCATCGACCAGGCCGCCTCCACCTTCCGAGATGCACTGGCCAGCAGCGATGCGGCCTGGCAGAGCCCCGCCCAGGCCTTGTACTCCCTGGCCTTCCGCCCCCTGCGGCCGCTGCTCGGCAACGTCCGCCATCTCTTCCTCTCCCCGGACGGCCAGCTCAACCTCGTCCCCTTCGCCGCCCTCCACAACGGCAAGGGCCCGCTTGTGGACTCCTTCCACTTCACCTACCTCACCTCGGGCAAGGATTTGCTGCCGCGTCCCCAGGACATTGCCCCCTCCCGCTCCCTCGTCGTCCTCGCCGACCCGGACTTTGGCGCCTCTCCCTCCACGGCCCCCGTCGCACAGCAGCAGCAACCCGCGTTGGCCCTGCGCTCCGCCTCGACCGAGCGTTTCTTCTCCAGCCTCCGGGCCGACCTCGCCGAGCGCACCTGGGTGCCCCTGCCCGGCACTCGCCAGGAGGCCGAGGCCATTCAGCAACTGCTGCCCCAGGCGCAACTCTTCCTGGGAGTGGAGGCCTCCAAGCAGCGGTTGCTGACACTGCCGACGCCCGGCGTGCTGCATCTCGCCACCCACGGCTTCTTCCTCGAGGATTCCGCCTCGGCCTCGCCCGAGGCCTCTCGCGCCGTCGTCCACTCCGGCGGCCTCTCGGGGGATTCCTCCACCCAGCACCTGCCCGACCCGCTGTTGCGCTCCGGCCTCATCCTCTCCGGGGCTTCCGCCCAGCAGCCCCACTCCCCCGACAGCTCCCTCGTCACCGCCCTGGAGTTGGCCGGCCTGGACCTGTGGGGAACCGAGCTGGTCGTCCTCTCCGCCTGCGAGACGGGTCGCGGGGACGTCAAACTCGGCCAGGGCGTCTATGGCCTGCGTCGGGCCCTCATCTCCGCGGGCGCCGAGACGGTGGTGAGCAGCCTGTGGAAGGTGAATGACGACACCACCCGTCAGCTCATGCAGGGCTACTACCGCCACCTGCTGGCCGGTGAGCCCCGTGTCTCGGCCCTACGCGCCGCCATGCTGGAGTTGCGACAGGCCCACCCCCACCCCTACGCCTGGGCTCCCTTCATCGCCCTGGGGCGCGATGCTCCTCTTCGCTCTCTCGCTCCGGTCTCGAAGGATCAGTCCGGCTTGTAG
- a CDS encoding transposase domain-containing protein: MYTLVATCVLAGVEPWAYLADVLEKLARGWPQRRLEELLPPMWKAAREASAQTPSTSPAPT, translated from the coding sequence GTGTACACGCTGGTGGCCACGTGCGTGCTGGCCGGAGTCGAGCCGTGGGCGTACCTGGCCGATGTGCTGGAGAAGCTCGCCCGGGGTTGGCCGCAGCGCCGGCTCGAGGAACTGCTGCCGCCCATGTGGAAGGCCGCGCGTGAGGCCTCCGCGCAGACTCCCTCCACCTCACCCGCGCCGACCTGA
- a CDS encoding transposase: protein MSGGMSGAAPGKKTTDMHGVVALLRTLLAEGQDEQAIELVVGLLSRLVEKNTELELRLRKAMRQRFGRTSEKLSAEQLSLFLTQLGQEDAGPRKRRSLVPGRLASQQALRRRPSHRARKPPGRSARGTGVARCPPPCRASSASTSRRPRRCGARRVGETRRAVARRRARHWSGCPATSR from the coding sequence ATGTCCGGTGGCATGAGCGGTGCGGCCCCAGGCAAGAAGACGACGGACATGCACGGCGTGGTGGCGCTGCTGCGCACGCTGCTGGCCGAAGGCCAGGACGAGCAGGCCATTGAGCTGGTGGTGGGCCTGCTCTCGCGGTTGGTGGAAAAGAACACCGAGTTGGAGTTGCGCCTGCGCAAGGCGATGCGCCAGCGCTTTGGCCGTACCAGCGAGAAGCTCTCGGCCGAACAGCTGTCGCTGTTCCTGACGCAGCTGGGCCAGGAGGACGCCGGGCCCAGGAAGCGACGGAGCCTGGTGCCGGGGAGGCTCGCGTCGCAGCAGGCACTGCGCCGCCGTCCGAGCCACCGCGCGAGGAAGCCCCCAGGAAGAAGCGCAAGGGGCACGGGCGTCGCCCGCTGCCCTCCACCCTGCCGCGCGAGCAGCGCGTCCACCAGCCGCCGCCCGAGGCGCTGCGGTGCGAGGCGTGTGGGCGAGACAAGACGCGCTGTGGCGAGGAGAAGAGCGAGACATTGGAGTGGGTGCCCGGCCACTTCAAGGTGA
- the tnpB gene encoding IS66 family insertion sequence element accessory protein TnpB (TnpB, as the term is used for proteins encoded by IS66 family insertion elements, is considered an accessory protein, since TnpC, encoded by a neighboring gene, is a DDE family transposase.): MREDPLSGHLFVFFNRTRDMVKVLWWHSGGFCLFCKRLEKGSFRLPRPLPEDGSALTLEAVEITLLLEGIDLKASVRRPRWQPPPEKSTA; this comes from the coding sequence CTGCGAGAGGACCCCTTGAGTGGACACCTCTTCGTCTTCTTCAACCGTACGCGCGACATGGTGAAGGTGCTGTGGTGGCACTCCGGAGGCTTCTGCCTCTTCTGCAAGCGCCTGGAGAAGGGCAGCTTCCGCCTGCCGCGTCCGCTGCCCGAGGACGGCTCCGCCCTCACCCTGGAGGCCGTGGAGATCACGCTGCTGTTGGAGGGGATTGATTTGAAGGCCAGCGTGCGTCGGCCGCGCTGGCAGCCCCCACCTGAGAAGTCAACTGCGTGA
- the tnpA gene encoding IS66-like element accessory protein TnpA — MERKTERVDATLARAAASNYWTEAEAQAVLEACEASGLSVAEFARRHGLGAQRLRWWKKRRAEETGPSLSFVPVHVAAPASPEAQRPAGTASMEVVLTRGRRIRVEPGFDAQALARLVRALEEAC, encoded by the coding sequence ATGGAACGCAAAACGGAAAGAGTGGACGCAACGCTGGCGAGGGCCGCGGCAAGCAACTACTGGACGGAGGCCGAGGCACAGGCGGTGCTCGAGGCCTGTGAGGCGAGCGGGTTGTCGGTGGCGGAGTTCGCCCGCCGCCATGGGCTGGGTGCACAACGGCTGAGGTGGTGGAAGAAGCGGCGAGCCGAGGAGACGGGTCCATCGCTCTCGTTCGTCCCGGTGCACGTCGCGGCACCGGCGTCGCCAGAAGCGCAGCGGCCGGCAGGCACAGCCAGCATGGAGGTGGTACTGACCAGAGGTCGACGTATCCGGGTGGAGCCCGGCTTCGACGCGCAGGCGCTGGCGAGGCTGGTGAGGGCGTTGGAGGAAGCATGCTGA
- a CDS encoding pre-peptidase C-terminal domain-containing protein has protein sequence MHNPLVPPHAPPNIRQPMTCRSRKEATAARHIMNLLARVMVVLILASASLAHAQTTMMNSGWTKSAGQSQNGANPKFKFTLPSTQTVTIDLMSSVDTYLYLLNSNSVVLYRDDDSGDGFNSRLTVTLSAGTYYIVAATYSTDQSGRFTLSTTGGSLGWCFVGYEHANYGGIAYQFCSGGPFPSHSSWNDKISSFRVPKGMMVRAFEHADGSGVARTYYADVPYVGPLYNDITSALSWDSFAENGFAMAMVSDPQFAWTYCKDSSSSTKCSDERNAYPNWSAESLSRLYNGRMRDTINNVKNVLGDAAFGGVIVNGDLTEFGDQDADLGDYVANYEHGLKANVYLGLGNHDYANNVDDCSFNHCANSMVSYHKAQVGTLNPVSFDYGENGGDHAGSLGYSWEIGDVHFVQLNNYPTYTRSWSGFNFSEWRTDYFYITSAIAWLRTDLQNAAARGKKIILNWHDWAQVQDNAEVLAILRDFPVIAVFAGHRHELFGLTGFSGDGTNVPIFHSGSAHYGTFLVTRFFDNKMYVWMMEINQLGDGSLRIVHPNTDERIPVSNLTDKFDVCTGCTQYYKYVIDMNAR, from the coding sequence ATGCACAATCCGCTCGTCCCCCCCCACGCTCCCCCCAATATCAGGCAGCCAATGACGTGCCGCTCGCGGAAGGAAGCGACGGCAGCCCGCCACATCATGAACCTGCTGGCCAGGGTGATGGTTGTTCTCATCCTGGCATCCGCCAGTCTGGCCCATGCGCAGACGACGATGATGAACAGTGGCTGGACGAAATCCGCCGGACAAAGCCAGAACGGAGCGAACCCGAAGTTCAAATTCACCCTGCCAAGTACGCAGACCGTCACCATTGATCTGATGTCTTCCGTCGACACCTATCTGTATCTCCTGAACAGCAACTCCGTGGTGCTGTACAGAGATGACGACAGCGGCGACGGATTCAACAGCCGGCTGACTGTCACGCTCAGCGCAGGCACTTACTATATCGTGGCCGCGACCTACTCCACCGACCAAAGCGGCCGATTCACTCTCTCCACGACAGGTGGCTCCCTCGGCTGGTGTTTCGTGGGGTACGAGCACGCGAACTACGGCGGCATCGCGTATCAGTTCTGCTCTGGGGGTCCCTTCCCCTCTCACTCGAGCTGGAATGACAAGATCTCATCGTTCCGTGTGCCCAAGGGAATGATGGTCAGGGCTTTCGAGCATGCCGATGGGAGTGGCGTGGCCAGGACCTACTATGCGGATGTCCCGTACGTCGGTCCGCTCTACAATGACATTACATCTGCTTTGTCCTGGGACTCCTTCGCGGAAAATGGTTTCGCCATGGCCATGGTTTCAGACCCACAGTTCGCGTGGACCTACTGCAAGGACTCCAGCAGCAGCACAAAGTGTTCCGATGAGCGCAACGCCTACCCCAATTGGAGCGCTGAAAGCCTGAGCCGCCTGTACAACGGGCGCATGCGGGACACCATCAACAACGTCAAGAATGTCCTTGGCGACGCGGCCTTCGGGGGAGTGATCGTCAATGGAGATCTGACCGAGTTCGGCGACCAGGACGCTGATCTGGGTGATTACGTCGCTAACTACGAACATGGATTGAAGGCCAACGTCTATTTGGGACTGGGCAATCACGACTACGCCAACAACGTCGATGATTGCAGCTTTAACCATTGTGCGAACTCGATGGTCTCGTACCACAAGGCGCAGGTGGGGACCCTCAACCCTGTGAGTTTTGACTACGGCGAGAATGGCGGGGACCACGCAGGCAGTCTGGGGTACTCGTGGGAGATCGGAGACGTCCACTTCGTACAGCTCAACAATTACCCCACCTATACGAGATCATGGAGCGGCTTTAACTTCAGTGAGTGGAGGACCGACTACTTCTACATCACGTCGGCCATCGCGTGGCTGCGCACCGATCTGCAGAACGCGGCTGCCCGTGGGAAGAAGATCATCTTGAACTGGCACGACTGGGCGCAGGTCCAGGACAACGCGGAGGTCCTCGCCATCCTCCGGGATTTCCCTGTCATCGCGGTCTTTGCCGGACACCGGCATGAACTGTTCGGGCTCACCGGGTTCTCAGGGGATGGAACGAACGTTCCCATCTTCCATAGCGGCTCCGCTCATTACGGCACCTTCCTGGTCACGCGCTTTTTCGATAACAAGATGTATGTATGGATGATGGAGATCAATCAGCTGGGTGATGGTTCCTTGCGCATCGTCCACCCAAACACCGACGAACGTATTCCTGTCAGCAACCTGACGGACAAGTTCGATGTCTGCACCGGATGCACGCAATACTACAAGTACGTCATCGACATGAATGCTCGATAG